A genomic region of Oenanthe melanoleuca isolate GR-GAL-2019-014 chromosome 25, OMel1.0, whole genome shotgun sequence contains the following coding sequences:
- the LOC130263250 gene encoding claw keratin-like, which produces MSCSSLCVPSCGVATTSPLADTCNEACVRQCPDSTVVIQPPATVVTFPGPILSSFSQQSSVGSAGVPYVGGGFGGSAGRRGGSGGFGGFGGSCGVPRGCGPC; this is translated from the coding sequence atgtcctgctccagcctgtgtgtccccagctgcgGGGTGGCCACCACGTCCCCTCTGGCTGACACCTGCAACGAGGCCTGCGTGCGGCAGTGCCCCGACTCCACGGTGGTGATCCAGCCCCCGGCCACGGTGGTCACCTTCCCCGggcccatcctcagctccttctcGCAGCAGAGCTCCGTGGGCTCGGCAGGAGTTCCCTACGTCGGAGGCGGCTTCGGCGGCTCCGCTGGACGCCGCGGGGGCTCCGGCGGctttggaggttttgggggCAGCTGCGGCGTCCCCCGAGGCTGCGGGCCCTGCTAA